The genomic region ggtctgggaacgccttggggtcctgctggaggagctggtggagaaggccagggagaggaaggtctggagctccctagttgggatgctgcccccgcgacacggacccggataagcggaggaatacGATGACGACGAAATTTACAAAATTAAATCTATCACACAGGtatgatttaaaccagcctagcgctgttcctttgatctctACAACATGTTCAATCCTTTCTAAAAGaaaattgtgatcaactgtgtcaaaggcagcactgagatctaacaagactagaacagacacaagattcttatctgaggccatgagaatatcatttgtaactctcactaattcaATTTCAGAGCCGTGATaccgtctaaaaccagactgaaattcctccaacagatcattagtgtttaaatgctcacatccttggatggccactattttctcaaggactttggataaaaatggaaggttagatattggtctatgcagtttagaagcaaaaaactgttattttggggtttagttactctttaaaatgAAGACTTTTACATAAGCAGATTCCCTTTTAGACCAGAGTGAAAAATCTTTAGCATGAATTTACTAAAGCTTTTGATTCATTTCTGAATTCATCTTGATGACAGACAGCAAACCTCATTTATTGTCACCTGAACTTAGCAGGAAAAGAAGTGTGACTGAGAATCAACCTGCTGTTTCCTCCCACAGCAGTTTGTGCATTACCTGGAACAatgtttggtcagcagagggtcgTCACATACCTCTGTCACATATAAAAGCGCTCAGCACAAACACTCATCACACTCTGAGAGGACAAGTCAGTCAGCGATGGAAACCTCTTCAGTCCTCCTTCTCTGCATCCTGGTCACCTGCTCAGGTAGGGCTGCAGCATTtatcacattatttttattactcaTATTAGAATGTTTGTGTtatctgttttgtgttttttacaGTCTGGACAGTCCAGGGGAGAAGCTTTGAGGTCAGCATTAATGAGGAGGAGCAGGTGGATGCCTCTGGGGAAGCACAAGTGAGCCTAAAAAAAGTCTTGACTGGGATTTGATGTCGGACGGAATATCTGGTGGATGTGGTCTCAATCATACATTGCACTGATTTAAACAAAATAGTTTAAACGGTGTTTGTGTCTCCTTATTTTACAGATTCCAGGAATTTGTTGGGGATGCAAGTGGGCTCTGAAGAAGGTGAAGAACGCCATCGGACAAAACGCCACCTCAGAGGTAAAATTGTTTTTCTAAAAAATGGCAAGATTGAGCCACAACGGTGCGATCAGTtacgtctgtaaaataaaataacttttgtAGAGCATAATAAAGAAGCTGAAGACTGTCTGTGATCAAATGGGACTCCTGAAATCTAAGTGTCACAAGTTTGTGACCTCCCACCTGGGGGAGCTGGTGGAGGAGATGACCACCACTGACGATGTGAGGACGATCTGCGTCAACACAGGGGCGTGCAAGTGAGTCACAGCTGTTTGAATAatgcagaatttttacctgaaAGAGTTTTATGTCTTCTTTTTCATTAATCTTTTTCTCTTTTATTACCTTTTTAGAGCAAAAGATCAGGACCAGCCTTTCTCCTCTGACACCCTATGGCCATAAATGGGGAGTCGATATATCGATAATCATTCTCAGAACCTGTCAGTCATTAAATGCTTCTTTGCTCTGATTTCCACCCGTTTCTGTGCACCAAAGATAAACATCATGTGTCTTTTTGCATAAATAAGTGAAAAAATGACTTCCAATTCAGAAAAGGCAAAAACTGGTGCAGCTGTTCTACTCAGCCAaaattttatttatgaaaatgTATAATAATTTATATAAAAATATGAGGTTTATGACTTAGAGATCAGTATATTAGTGATGCTTTCCTCCTCTGAGGGTAAAATCAAAATAAGTTAATATGCACATAATTCATATCACATCTGTAAGAAAATTAACTTATTCTAtttttattcatcattttttatatttaaatcaaatttgtgagtaaaaaaaaaggtttaaagCCCAGATAAACTTCTGGTCGCCTGCGGGCTTTTTTGCCTTTAAAGGCCACTTTAATTAGACTGCGAAATACAGAAATAGGTTGTCTAGATTACAATTAAATCTAATATTGCACTTTGTCCTCATAAAATAGTGGGAGATTTAAGTAATTCTGTATTTTTTATGCAAGTAAAAACCTTTTCCTTACCCGTTATGGAAATCAGCTCTGATTACCATCAACTAAAGCAGAAAAGAagtgaaaaagaaacaaaaagaaaataaaacttgAGTTATTTGAAGAGAATATAAAGCATTCAACGATccgttcattttttttatttaacaaagtTATTTCATGGGTTGAAGACAGAAAAACAACTTTTTTGCATATTTACATATAATGGGGGCCTT from Nothobranchius furzeri strain GRZ-AD chromosome 18, NfurGRZ-RIMD1, whole genome shotgun sequence harbors:
- the LOC107392247 gene encoding antimicrobial peptide NK-lysin, with protein sequence METSSVLLLCILVTCSVWTVQGRSFEVSINEEEQVDASGEAQIPGICWGCKWALKKVKNAIGQNATSESIIKKLKTVCDQMGLLKSKCHKFVTSHLGELVEEMTTTDDVRTICVNTGACKAKDQDQPFSSDTLWP